Within Aggregicoccus sp. 17bor-14, the genomic segment CGCGCTGCGAGGCCTCGTAGGTGTCCAGCAGCGCGAGCGCCCCGGTGGCGTCGCCCGCGTCCTGCAGCAGGCGCGCCCCCTCGAGCACCAGGCGCGGAGCGCCGCCGCGCCGGGCGATCGCCGCCTCGTACGCGGCGCGGGCGCCGGAGTCTCCCTTCACCGCGAGCGCGCGGGCGCGGGCAGCGAGCGCCCAGGGCTCGTTGGGCACCAGCGCGAGCGCGGCCGTCACGTCCGCGAGCGCGGCGTCGGCGCGCCGCTGGTAGAGCGCGAGCTCGGCGCGGATGGCGAGCGCGCGCGCCCGCATCCCCGGGGTGAGCTCGCTGCGAGGCTCCAGCAGCGTGGCCACCGCGCGGCGCGCCTCGGGGAGGCGCTCGCGGCGCAGCACCTGGGTGAGCAGGCTGCCCGTGCGGGCCCCCAGGTGCTGGGGGCTCGCCGTCAGCGCGCGGGCGAAGGCGTCCGCCGCCTGGGCGTAGCGCCCGTCGTCCAGGAGCGTCTCGCCGTAGGCCACGGCGTAGCGCGGGTCCTGCCAGCCGGCCTCGGCGGCGCGCGCGAGCGCCTGGCGCGCCTCGTCCATGCGCCCCAGGGCCTGCAGCGTCGCCCCGCGCGCCAGCAGCAGCTTGGGGCTGCTGGACTGGGTGCGCTCCAGCTCGGTGAGGAAGGCGTCCGCCTCGTGCACCCGGCCCGCGTCCAGCATCAGCAGCACCTCGGCGGCGTAGCGCTCGCCGTTGTGCGACTCCAGCGCCCGGGCCCGCGCGAGCGCCCCCTCCGCGCGCACCCGCGTGTCAGGTTGTCTGTGGACGGTCCAGAGCTCGGTCAAAATGTCCGCCGCGAGCGCGTGGGCCACCGGCACGTCCGGGTCCTGGGCGCGCAGCCGCTCCAGCTCGCCCAGCGCCGCGTTGAGGTCCTGCGGGTTGCCCCGGAGCGCCAGGTCGCGGGCGGCCAGCACGTGGGTCTCGACGAGGCGCCGGTGCACCGCGTGCTGCACCACGGCGTACACCGCGC encodes:
- a CDS encoding cellulose synthase, with translation MALAALLLGGAVYAVVQHAVHRRLVETHVLAARDLALRGNPQDLNAALGELERLRAQDPDVPVAHALAADILTELWTVHRQPDTRVRAEGALARARALESHNGERYAAEVLLMLDAGRVHEADAFLTELERTQSSSPKLLLARGATLQALGRMDEARQALARAAEAGWQDPRYAVAYGETLLDDGRYAQAADAFARALTASPQHLGARTGSLLTQVLRRERLPEARRAVATLLEPRSELTPGMRARALAIRAELALYQRRADAALADVTAALALVPNEPWALAARARALAVKGDSGARAAYEAAIARRGGAPRLVLEGARLLQDAGDATGALALLDTYEASQRGVRLGGESGAPALDADDRYWLARGELLSALGQSDQALSAFDHAIAARGVLHARAQVAKGALLVQRQQYEPARALLSPLAPEDGTGTLAEAYRAMSELLFAQGDFSAGCQHAFYALARMGRSGAVQPQLHGYVKAVNRRLLGAGKSRLSRLWLNEAQAVVTEH